CCATTAGCTCAGTCATAAAATAGGGCTTGGTGATATAGTCGTCAGCCCCAAGATTTAAACCTTCCACCCGATCGTCTAATTCATTCTTAGCAGAGGCGATTAATATCCCTGTTGGGATGTTTCTAGACTTGATGAATTCGATGATTTCAATTCCGTCACCATCTGGGAGCATCCTGTCCAGGATGATGATGTCGTATTCATAGGCGACCAAACGATCCTGGCATTGCTTGATGTTTTCAGCGCATTCACACATGACCCCTTCATTTTGAAGATAGGTCAAAATGTTTTTTTGTAAATCCAGGTTATCCTCTGTTAATAATACTTTCATTGCTCTTGATGATACAAATTAAACATTCAATTCTGAATATTCTTTGAAGAGTGATAAAGCATTACAGTCCGCTCATTTGACCATATCATTGAGTGTGTCAATTTTATGCAGGATGTGGTTGGGGATGATGAACTTGAACTTGCTCCCCTCTTTTTTTCCTGAATCCACCCAGATTCTTCCTCCATGAAGACCTACAATTTTCTGACAATGGGCCAAACCGATCCCTGTTCCTTTGAATTGATCTTCGCTATGTAGTCTGTAGAAAATATTAAAGATCCGCGAACTGAATTTGGGGTCTATCCCGATCCCATTATCCTCAACCGAAAAACACCAACCATCCTCCTTGCGCTCCGCTGAGATGTGGATTTTGGGTTTGTTTGCTTTTTTCTGAAATTTGATGGCATTCGAAATGAGGTTTTGGAAAATAGACCTTATGCCTGATTCGTAAGCTTCAATTGTAGGTAATTCATCTAGTTCGATTTCAGCCTCTGTTTCTTGAATACTATACTGTAAGTCTTGTTCCAACTGCTCCAGCAAGGCTTTACAATTAACCATGGTTGGTTTTTCCTTTTTTCCAATCTTAGAATAGTCAAGTAGCTGTTGGATCATCATTTTGTTCCTTCTAGACGCTGCTTTGATAGTGTCCAGATACTCTTTCGCTTCTGAGGGTAGTTCTGCTCCGAACTCGAGTTGCATGAGATCGATGTAGTTGATAATAGTCTGCATAGGTTGCTGCAGGTCGTGCGAGGCTATTGAAGTTAACTGTTCCAGTTCTACATTCTTTTGTTCTAGTTTTTTTACATATTGGCTAGATAGCAATTCTTCGGCCTTTTTTCGTTCTGTGATATCTGTGCCTAGCGAGAGATATTGGTATATGTGTTGGTTTTCGTCCTGAAACGGGATAATAGCCGTATGAATCCAATAGGGAGTTCCGTTTTTTGCCTTGTATTTTATGTCCCCAGACCAGACATTTCCACCTTTTAATCTGTCCCACATTTTTTTGTAGAACATCTCGTTATGGTGACCAGACTTTAATAGATCGTGGGTGCTTCCCAGCAACTCTTCCAATGTGTAGCCTGAGGTTTTGACGAAATTTTTGTTGGCATACAGAATAATATCCTTAGGATCAGAAATGGTTACAAGGGATACATGATCCATCGCATCTTTGAACTGTGAAAGATTAATGTTTGAAGATTCTAATTCGACCAAAAGTTTTTTTCTTTCTTCATCTGCTGTGTTGAATGCGAGTGCAATCACTCCTGTATAGGAGAGACTGATAAAAATGAAAACTACGGTGTACAATATGATGCCAAAGTCCAAATTGAGGCTGTCATTGTTGATCATAGCAATAAGGCAGTAGCTCAGGATAATAGGGAAAACCAATAAAAACGGCATGAATAACCGTATGAATTTGCTGCCCTGATATTGACTGGTCATTAGACTGGTAAAGCCGAAATCAGGTCTTTGAAGTAGAATGGAGGCATTAAGAAGAATAAGTATAACGGAAGTGGGAAAGGCCATTGTACTTAAAAAGAATACTTTGTTCTGTGCGGGTATATTGAGAATATATGTGATTAGGGACAACAGGGCAATCCCCAATATCATTAGTAGCATGACATGTATGCTACCTGCCACGAGTTGGTTTTCGCTTTTATAAAAAAGGGCGGCCGTAGAAAGAACTAGGAAGGAGAATGCAGTGGCAGGAGACATTCTGCCAGGGTAGATGGAACTATGTCTATCATAGATGAAAAAGTTGTCAATGGAGATTTCGAAAATATTCAGATACTCTAAAATAGTAATCAGACTAAAAGCCAGTGTGAAGATTAAGAGTACTTTTAGCAGTCTTTTGGAATCGAAGAATTGATTGAGCGAAAGATAAGATCCCAGTATGATGAATACCAAAGCAGTATTGAACTTCATGGTTGGTCCATCTGGGATCAAAGAAGTGAAAATAGGAATACTAAAGTACCACCCCATGAGTCCCATGAGTCCTCCGAAAATAGCTGGAAGGGGTAGGAATAGTTGTATTTTTCCTGCCTTATAAGATTTCATTCTAGTAGGTTTAATAAATGATCTTATTTCAATGTAATTTTTCTCGCGGTAGATTGATGATCAACAATTTTAACCTAACAAATGCTGTTTCAATATAATTAGAAAAGTTGAAACAATAAGATGCTCCATACAAGTAGTTGAATATTTGGGGACATTTAGGTTTTAAACAATCTCATTTGGACTAAAGATGAATTGCTTAAATTTCTTGAAACCTCTTTAATGATATTATTGTTGTAGATTGTGAGAATTAAATCCGATAGACTTTGACCAAGGAAACTAAGAAGACCGTGGTGCTGGGTGCAAGCACCAACCCAAACAGATATGCTTACCTTGCCGCGCATCGATTACATGAAGCAGGGCACCCCATGGAGTTGGTATCTATTAAGAAGGGCCAATTATTTGGACAACAATTCAAGGATTTAAAGGAATTACCAGAAATTAATGAAGTGGATACGGTGACTCTTTACATTGGGAGTCATAACCTGACTCAATGGAATGACTACATTTTAAATCTTGAACCCAAGAGAATAATATTCAATCCAGGCACAGAAAATCAAGCTTTGGCACAAGCCGCAAGAGCAAAAGGAATTGAAACTATTGAAGGCTGTACTTTGGTGATGCTTCGAGCGGGCTTGTTTTAGTTGGCAGACTTCCTCTCTTCATACTTGAAGCTCAAAAGAGACAATAGATTACCAAATTGATCTATCATTTTTTGTTCTTCTGGTTTGATGGGGCGTTCTTCAATTTTGAGCAAGAGAAAGCCATATATTCCGTTGAGGCAGATTTGAACCTCACTTGAAACTTTCCCTTTGGCCTCTTCCAGATTGGCTTCTACGAAAGGTTGGGCTTGTTCATATACTTTTAGGTATGCATGGTCTTCCCTTTTTAGCGTCTGATGCAAATCTTCCAGTTGATCTACCAATTCATTGATTTCAGCTAGATGTCCGGATTGTTCGATGCTTTGATCCTTCATTTTTTTCATCAACTCTTCATAGTAGTTGACTTGAGCCAATTTTTCTTTTGGAGAGATTGGAAAGAAGTTGATGACCTGTGTTCCAAACTTCTCTAAATCAAATTTATAGGCTCGCATCAAATCCTCCTTACGATAAATTTCTATGATGTATTCGGTTATATTTTTGCTTTGCTCCATGTTATTAGTCTGCTATGATCAGTCAAGCGGCAATCCTCAGAATCCCTCCAAAACTTTTTGCAAATGTGAAATATTATTTCTCTATTTTTGCCTTCTTTTTAAGGAAAATGGATCATTTAAGGAATTTTTGCATCATAGCGCACATCGATCACGGCAAGAGTACACTCGCCGATCGATTGTTGCAACATACGGGTACGGTAGCGGACAGAGACATGCAGGAGCAGCTGCTTGATGACATGGATCTCGAGCGAGAGCGCGGGATTACCATCAAGAGTCATGCGATTCAGATGCTGTTTCCTTTCGAGGGGAAAGATTATACCCTTAATCTCATTGATACTCCGGGTCACGTGGATTTTTCATATGAGGTTTCCCGTTCGATTGCAGCGTGTGAAGGTGCACTACTGATCGTGGATGCATCACAGGGAATCGAAGCTCAGACCATTTCTAATCTGTATTTGGCGCTGGAACATGATCTTGAGATTATCCCTGTTCTGAACAAAATAGATTTGCCTGGTGCTATGCCTGAGGAAGTTGCGGATCAGATCATTGATTTGATTGGCTGTGACTATGAGGATATCATCCATGCTAGTGGTAAGACGGGCGTAGGGGTAGACAATATCCTGGCCGCCATTGTTAATAGAATTCCTGCTCCAAGTGGTGACCCGGAAGAGCCGCTTCAGGCTATGATTTTCGATTCAGTTTTCAACTCATTTAGAGGAATTGAAGTTATTTTCAGGGTTTTCAATGGTTCAATCAAAAAAGGGGATAAAGTAAAGTTTGTCGCTACAGGTAAAACCTATGAGGCAGATGAAATCGGGACTTTGGGTTTGGCTCAAGTGCCTAAACAAGAAATAAAAACTGGAGATGTGGGTTACCTGATCTCAGGTATCAAAGTAGCTAAAGAAGTAAAGGTAGGGGATACGATTACTCATGTAGAACGACCTACTCAGGCCATGATCAAAGGTTTCGAAGATGTGAAACCGATGGTTTTTGCAGGGATATACCCAGTAGAAACGACTGACTATGAGGACCTGCGTGCTTCGATGGAAAAGCTGCAGCTGAATGATGCATCGCTCGTTTGGGAGCCAGAGACTTCAGCAGCCTTAGGGTTTGGTTTTAGATGTGGATTCCTTGGGATGCTACATATGGAGATCGTTCAGGAGAGATTGGAACGTGAATTCGATATGACAGTGATAACGACTGTGCCTTCGGTTCAGTTCATCGCTCAGTTGACAGATGGCTCAGAAGTGAAAATCAACGCTCCATCTGAAATGCCAGATGCCAGTAGAATCAAGCAGATAGAGGAACCATTTATCAAAGCACAAATCATCAGTAAGGCGGATTATGTAGGGCCGATTATTTCGCTTTGCATGGATAAACGTGGTACCATTCAGAACCAGGTTTACCTTACATCAGATAGAGTAGAGTTAACGTTTGATATCCCTCTTTCAGAGATCGTATTCGATTTCTTTGATAAGTTAAAAACCATATCCAGAGGCTATGCATCATTGGATTATGAACTGACAGGGCTGAAGTCTTCTCACCTGGTGAAATTAGATATCATGTTGAATGGTGAGGCGGTAGATGCACTGTCTGCCATCGTACACAGGGACAAGGCCTATGAATGGGGTAAAAGACTTTGTGAAAAGCTGAAAGAATTGATACCAAGGCAGATGTTTGAGATTCCAATTCAAGCATCCATTGGAAATAAAATCATTGCTAGAGAAACAGTAAAAGCCATGAGAAAGAACGTATTGGCGAAATGTTACGGTGGTGATATCTCTCGTAAGAGAAAACTGCTCGAAAAGCAGAAAAAAGGTAAAAAACGTATGCGTCAGGTGGGTAATGTTGAGATTCCTCAAGATGCATTTATGGCAGTACTTAAACTGGATTAATTAAGAATATGTCCACAATCATTGACGGCAAGCAGATATCAACGGATATCAAGGAAGAAATCAGGCTTCAGGTAGAGGCCATGAAGAATGAAGGCAAGCGCGCACCTCATATCGCGATCATCATAGTGGGAGATGATGGTGCAAGCCACACTTATGTGGGTGGAAAAATCAAGGCATGTAAAGCAGTGGGCTTTGACTACACCTTGATGCAGTTTGCCAGTACTATATCTGAAGAGAAGCTGCTCAAGCATGTCGATCAATTGAATGGAGATGAAGATATTGATGGTTTCATCGTGCAACTTCCATTGCCTGAGCATATTTCTGTGGAGAAGGTAACAGAAAGCATTTCGCCAGACAAAGACGTAGATGGATTCACGAATCAAAACTTTGGGAGTATCACTTCTAAAAATCCTTTGTTGATGCCTGCCACTCCATTTGGAATCATGGAGCTGATCAAAAGATACGAAATCGAAACAGAAGGCAAGAACTGCGTGATCGTAGGAGCTAGCCGCTTAGTTGGCGCCCCATTAGCCCTGATGATGTCTAATGATGCAAGAGCTACAGTTACGTTATGTCACAAATACACTGAGGATCTGGCCAGTCATACCAGAAATGCTGACATCCTGGTAGTAGCAGTCGGAAAACCGGAGCTTGTGACCAAAGACATGGTCAAAGAGGGAGCTGTGGTGATCGATGTAGGTACCACTAGAGTGAAAGATGAGAGCAAAAAATCTGGTTTTAGATTGTCTGGTGATGTGGCTTATGATGAAGTAGCACCAAAAGCGAGTTTTATTACCCCTGTACCAGGAGGTGTAGGTCCGATGACCATTGCTTCGTTGATGATCAATACCCTACAAGCGGCTAAACAGAAATACTGATTCTTTGACCTTTGTTCCTAAAATATCTGAGAAACTTCCCATTATGGAGATATTCTACTCCATTCAGGGGGAAGGGTTTTACTCAGGTACTCCTGCCATATTCATCCGCTTGGGAGGTTGCGATGTGGGCTGTGTTTGGTGCGACGTGAAGGAATCCTGGAATGAAGAGGATCATCCATTTTTTACCATACCAGAAATCCTGAGCCAAATAAAGGATTACCCATGCAAGACTATAATCATCACGGGGGGGGAGCCGCTGATGTATGATATGGGAGAGCTAACGGCTGCATTAAAAGAAAAGGGTTATCAATTGAATATCGAGACTTCAGGAGCCTACCCAGTGACAGGTCA
This is a stretch of genomic DNA from Reichenbachiella ulvae. It encodes these proteins:
- a CDS encoding sensor histidine kinase — protein: MKSYKAGKIQLFLPLPAIFGGLMGLMGWYFSIPIFTSLIPDGPTMKFNTALVFIILGSYLSLNQFFDSKRLLKVLLIFTLAFSLITILEYLNIFEISIDNFFIYDRHSSIYPGRMSPATAFSFLVLSTAALFYKSENQLVAGSIHVMLLMILGIALLSLITYILNIPAQNKVFFLSTMAFPTSVILILLNASILLQRPDFGFTSLMTSQYQGSKFIRLFMPFLLVFPIILSYCLIAMINNDSLNLDFGIILYTVVFIFISLSYTGVIALAFNTADEERKKLLVELESSNINLSQFKDAMDHVSLVTISDPKDIILYANKNFVKTSGYTLEELLGSTHDLLKSGHHNEMFYKKMWDRLKGGNVWSGDIKYKAKNGTPYWIHTAIIPFQDENQHIYQYLSLGTDITERKKAEELLSSQYVKKLEQKNVELEQLTSIASHDLQQPMQTIINYIDLMQLEFGAELPSEAKEYLDTIKAASRRNKMMIQQLLDYSKIGKKEKPTMVNCKALLEQLEQDLQYSIQETEAEIELDELPTIEAYESGIRSIFQNLISNAIKFQKKANKPKIHISAERKEDGWCFSVEDNGIGIDPKFSSRIFNIFYRLHSEDQFKGTGIGLAHCQKIVGLHGGRIWVDSGKKEGSKFKFIIPNHILHKIDTLNDMVK
- a CDS encoding CoA-binding protein codes for the protein MTKETKKTVVLGASTNPNRYAYLAAHRLHEAGHPMELVSIKKGQLFGQQFKDLKELPEINEVDTVTLYIGSHNLTQWNDYILNLEPKRIIFNPGTENQALAQAARAKGIETIEGCTLVMLRAGLF
- a CDS encoding DUF4924 family protein, which produces MEQSKNITEYIIEIYRKEDLMRAYKFDLEKFGTQVINFFPISPKEKLAQVNYYEELMKKMKDQSIEQSGHLAEINELVDQLEDLHQTLKREDHAYLKVYEQAQPFVEANLEEAKGKVSSEVQICLNGIYGFLLLKIEERPIKPEEQKMIDQFGNLLSLLSFKYEERKSAN
- the lepA gene encoding translation elongation factor 4; the encoded protein is MDHLRNFCIIAHIDHGKSTLADRLLQHTGTVADRDMQEQLLDDMDLERERGITIKSHAIQMLFPFEGKDYTLNLIDTPGHVDFSYEVSRSIAACEGALLIVDASQGIEAQTISNLYLALEHDLEIIPVLNKIDLPGAMPEEVADQIIDLIGCDYEDIIHASGKTGVGVDNILAAIVNRIPAPSGDPEEPLQAMIFDSVFNSFRGIEVIFRVFNGSIKKGDKVKFVATGKTYEADEIGTLGLAQVPKQEIKTGDVGYLISGIKVAKEVKVGDTITHVERPTQAMIKGFEDVKPMVFAGIYPVETTDYEDLRASMEKLQLNDASLVWEPETSAALGFGFRCGFLGMLHMEIVQERLEREFDMTVITTVPSVQFIAQLTDGSEVKINAPSEMPDASRIKQIEEPFIKAQIISKADYVGPIISLCMDKRGTIQNQVYLTSDRVELTFDIPLSEIVFDFFDKLKTISRGYASLDYELTGLKSSHLVKLDIMLNGEAVDALSAIVHRDKAYEWGKRLCEKLKELIPRQMFEIPIQASIGNKIIARETVKAMRKNVLAKCYGGDISRKRKLLEKQKKGKKRMRQVGNVEIPQDAFMAVLKLD
- a CDS encoding bifunctional 5,10-methylenetetrahydrofolate dehydrogenase/5,10-methenyltetrahydrofolate cyclohydrolase: MSTIIDGKQISTDIKEEIRLQVEAMKNEGKRAPHIAIIIVGDDGASHTYVGGKIKACKAVGFDYTLMQFASTISEEKLLKHVDQLNGDEDIDGFIVQLPLPEHISVEKVTESISPDKDVDGFTNQNFGSITSKNPLLMPATPFGIMELIKRYEIETEGKNCVIVGASRLVGAPLALMMSNDARATVTLCHKYTEDLASHTRNADILVVAVGKPELVTKDMVKEGAVVIDVGTTRVKDESKKSGFRLSGDVAYDEVAPKASFITPVPGGVGPMTIASLMINTLQAAKQKY
- a CDS encoding 7-carboxy-7-deazaguanine synthase QueE gives rise to the protein MEIFYSIQGEGFYSGTPAIFIRLGGCDVGCVWCDVKESWNEEDHPFFTIPEILSQIKDYPCKTIIITGGEPLMYDMGELTAALKEKGYQLNIETSGAYPVTGQWDWVCFSPKKFKAPNESIYAHADELKAIVFNKSDFDFAEEHAEKVNRTCKLYLQPEWSKAEKMTPQIIEYAKDHSRWNISLQTHKYLNIP